ATCCCCCTTCCTTCGTCTGAGAATTAAGCAAACAATTACAAAACTGAAGCAACAAACCATGTCGAGTACTCACCCAGAGGTTCCAGGCGAGCCAACCAAGACTGGCACGGCCTTCCTTGAGACGGCCACTGCCACCATCCAAAGCTTTGCTCCTATCAACCAGATCCACCAGCATCTCTGCGCGTCTGATTAATCTCCCTTCTAGCTCCTttgttatttcatttctttgttcTTGAACTAATCTTCATGAGCTTTTCACTCTGGCTCTTTCAGGTTCCATTTTTATTCCTATGACATGACTCGCCAAGTCGAGGCGCATCACTACTGCGCACATCAAAACGAGGAGATGCGCCAGTGCCTCATTTACGACAGCCCCGACGCTGACGCTCGGCTTATCGGGCTGGAGTATGTCATATCAGAGCCCCTGTTCCTGACGCTACCGGACGACGAGAAGCGCCTATGGCATTCCCACGAGTACGAGGTAAAGAGTGGGTTGCTGTTCATGCCGGGAGTTCCGGGTTCGATAGAGAGGCAGGACATGGAGAAGCTTGCCAAGACGTATGGGAAGGTTTTCCACTTTTGGCAGGTTGACAGGAGGGACAACCTTCCTCTTGGGATCCCGCAGGTGATGATGGCCTTCACTCGGGATGGCCAGATCTACGAAGACCTTGTCAAAGGTACGTACGTGCGACCCAATTAATTATCTAACGAAGAAATCTCATGAACTATTTGTTCATACTATAAATACTGCATGATCCAACGGATACAGGTGTTGAGAACCGATATGGGATATCAGTGGCGAAGGAGAGGGAGAATCGAGCTTACATATCGGGGCCAACGCATGGAATACACCCACTGGCAAATGGCGGAGCAAAGGGGCTGAAGACTGAGCTGAGAGAGGTAGACTGCAAGCCCACAGATTCCGTGCCCCAGGGTCTTTGTTTgagtattaattaatatttacaaattgaATAAGACTAGCTGTAATATCAACGGTCAATATgtatgtaatatatatgtatatagggatatatatgtacgtacgtatgtatttatgtgtaggttttttttttttttaaccatcaGTGTATATGGTGCATGGTAGTATTGTGTTTGGACTTGGAAGTTCCATCATGTACATCTAAATACCATACCTCGTGTGCCCTTTTACTTCTCTCTTGTGATTTACCCTTGTGGGAGACTGCTGTTTGCAAAATAATGTTAAACtcttaattataatattgtaaGATCTCCAGCTTTTCCATATTTGATCAGAAATTGGGTCATGTACCAAAAAAACGCATGCTTTTTCCATACCAATAGGTAGTTTTGCATGGTGTCTCTCAAATTAAgcttgagatttatttatttaattagtttttttataacaacTTTTCTATTAATCAGAATATAAACATTATAACTAGTACTATTTGTTTATCAATCCAAATAACAGATTTTATAAACTCAGGATATGACCCCTCTAACACACTTACATCATCAATATTTCAAgctgttgagtactgtggagtctggttcacaccgctcgagcggaggcattggccgctcgagcgaaattagACAGattcgaatgctcgatgttagctcgacaATGAGCTCGAGCAGAGGCAGAAGGaagtttcgctcgagcggaggcattggccactagagcgaagt
This genomic interval from Carya illinoinensis cultivar Pawnee chromosome 2, C.illinoinensisPawnee_v1, whole genome shotgun sequence contains the following:
- the LOC122300226 gene encoding oil body-associated protein 1A-like; this encodes MSSTHPEVPGEPTKTGTAFLETATATIQSFAPINQIHQHLCAFHFYSYDMTRQVEAHHYCAHQNEEMRQCLIYDSPDADARLIGLEYVISEPLFLTLPDDEKRLWHSHEYEVKSGLLFMPGVPGSIERQDMEKLAKTYGKVFHFWQVDRRDNLPLGIPQVMMAFTRDGQIYEDLVKGVENRYGISVAKERENRAYISGPTHGIHPLANGGAKGLKTELREVDCKPTDSVPQGLCLSIN